Proteins encoded within one genomic window of Pigmentiphaga sp. H8:
- a CDS encoding dihydrodipicolinate synthase family protein: MSLSINLPTAGGLRRYALRDRAPFQAPPAGAQFDRIAYSAAHVVADPLAAIDPWLQCAVDWDATIAYRQRLWALGLGVAEAMDTAQRGMGLDWPTSLELIRRSLDAARDVPGTRVASGCGTDHLAPEDARSIDDVIRAYEEQMAAIEGLGGRLIVMASRALARVARGPADYERVYERILSQAREPVILHWLGDMFDPALKGYWGSGDVDAAMRTALDVIAAHPDKVDGIKISLLDKDKEIAMRRRLPAGVRMYTGDDFNYAELIAGDGQGELPNHRQSDALLGIFDAIAPAASAALAELAAGNADAFNRILAPTVPLSRHIFSAPTRFYKTGVVFMAWLNGHQDHFAMVGGQQSTRSLQHFAELFRLADAAGLLEQPELAVGRMKTLLAMHGVDGD, translated from the coding sequence ATGAGCCTGTCCATCAACCTGCCGACGGCCGGCGGCCTGCGGCGGTACGCGCTGCGCGACCGCGCGCCGTTCCAGGCGCCGCCCGCCGGCGCGCAGTTCGATCGCATCGCCTATTCGGCGGCGCACGTGGTGGCCGATCCGCTGGCGGCCATCGACCCGTGGCTGCAATGCGCCGTGGACTGGGACGCCACCATTGCCTACCGCCAGCGCCTGTGGGCGCTGGGCCTGGGCGTGGCCGAAGCCATGGACACCGCGCAGCGCGGCATGGGGCTGGACTGGCCGACGTCTCTTGAGTTGATCCGCCGATCGCTGGACGCCGCCCGCGACGTGCCGGGCACGCGCGTGGCCTCGGGTTGCGGCACCGACCACCTGGCACCCGAGGACGCCCGAAGCATCGACGACGTGATCCGCGCCTACGAAGAACAGATGGCCGCCATCGAAGGCCTGGGCGGCCGGCTGATCGTCATGGCCAGCCGCGCGCTGGCTCGCGTGGCGCGCGGCCCCGCCGACTACGAACGCGTCTACGAGCGCATCCTGAGCCAGGCCCGCGAACCCGTCATCCTGCACTGGCTGGGCGACATGTTCGACCCCGCGCTGAAGGGCTACTGGGGCAGCGGCGACGTGGATGCCGCCATGCGGACGGCGCTGGACGTGATCGCCGCGCACCCCGACAAGGTCGACGGCATCAAGATCTCGCTGCTGGACAAGGACAAGGAAATCGCCATGCGCCGCCGCCTGCCGGCCGGCGTGCGCATGTACACCGGCGACGACTTCAACTATGCCGAACTGATCGCCGGCGACGGCCAGGGCGAACTGCCCAACCACCGCCAGAGCGACGCGCTGCTGGGCATCTTCGACGCCATCGCGCCGGCCGCCAGCGCGGCGCTTGCGGAACTGGCGGCGGGTAACGCGGACGCCTTCAACCGGATCCTGGCGCCTACCGTGCCGCTGTCGCGCCACATCTTCAGCGCGCCCACGCGCTTCTACAAGACCGGCGTCGTGTTCATGGCCTGGCTCAACGGCCACCAGGACCACTTCGCGATGGTGGGCGGGCAGCAGAGCACGCGGTCGCTGCAGCACTTTGCTGAGTTGTTCAGGTTGGCGGACGCGGCGGGGTTGTTGGAGCAGCCCGAGCTGGCGGTGGGCAGGATGAAGACGTTGCTGGCTATGCACGGCGTGGATGGAGACTAA
- a CDS encoding sugar phosphate isomerase/epimerase yields MRDFSQDHDWMSINTATVRKSRGQEVPLLDILDACARHGVRAISPWRDQVAAEGLKEVSRAVRSHGLALSGYCRGGMFTASDDAGLMRARDDNRRAVDEACELNAACLVLVVGGLPGGLQGKAEYHDITRARAQVTEGIAQLLEYARERRMPIAIEPLHPMYAADRACINTLEQALDVCDLLDPSRSGEIGVAVDLYHVWWDPKLQAQIERAGQKRLLAFHVCDWLTPTTDLLNDRGMMGDGVIEIPKARGWVEAQGFAGFSEVEIFSYRWWELDTDTILRTCIERHRSVV; encoded by the coding sequence ATGCGAGATTTTTCCCAGGATCATGACTGGATGTCCATCAACACGGCCACCGTGCGCAAATCGCGCGGCCAGGAAGTGCCGCTGCTGGACATCCTGGACGCCTGCGCGCGCCATGGTGTGCGCGCCATTTCCCCGTGGCGCGACCAGGTCGCGGCCGAAGGCCTGAAAGAAGTGTCGCGCGCCGTGCGCAGCCACGGACTGGCCCTGTCCGGCTACTGCCGGGGCGGCATGTTCACGGCGTCGGATGATGCAGGTTTGATGCGGGCGCGCGACGACAACCGCCGGGCCGTGGACGAGGCCTGCGAACTGAACGCCGCCTGCCTGGTGCTGGTAGTTGGCGGGTTGCCCGGGGGTTTGCAGGGCAAGGCTGAGTACCACGATATCACTCGCGCTCGGGCGCAGGTAACCGAAGGCATCGCGCAATTGCTGGAGTATGCGCGAGAGCGCAGGATGCCCATCGCCATCGAGCCGCTGCATCCCATGTATGCCGCCGATCGGGCGTGCATCAATACGCTGGAACAGGCGCTGGATGTGTGCGATCTGCTGGATCCGTCGCGTAGTGGGGAGATTGGCGTGGCGGTGGATCTTTATCACGTCTGGTGGGATCCGAAGTTGCAGGCGCAGATCGAGCGGGCAGGGCAGAAAAGGCTATTGGCTTTTCATGTTTGCGATTGGCTTACGCCTACCACTGATCTGCTGAACGATCGGGGCATGATGGGGGATGGCGTGATCGAGATTCCCAAGGCGCGGGGGTGGGTCGAGGCGCAGGGGTTCGCGGGGTTTAGTGAAGTGGAGATATTTTCGTATCGGTGGTGGGAGCTTGATACCGATACGATTTTGAGGACCTGCATCGAGCGGCATCGGTCGGTGGTGTAG
- a CDS encoding class I SAM-dependent methyltransferase yields MSKSPADNVIALYREHAAAFEKNRNHELIERAWLNRFLELLPGFQPDVLDIGCGSGAPMARYLIQNGCRVTGVDTSLPLLARARESFPEQRWIAADMRQMPVTGSFHGLLAWHSFFHLSPEDQRPMFATFRRLAAPGAVLMFTSGTRLGEAIGQFEGKPLYHGSLDTSEYQELLRANGFAVVRYVEEDVTCGGATIWVAKQGGGGCFGEKSGT; encoded by the coding sequence TTGTCCAAATCTCCTGCTGACAACGTCATTGCCCTGTACCGGGAACATGCTGCTGCGTTCGAGAAAAATAGAAACCATGAACTCATCGAACGTGCCTGGTTGAACCGGTTCTTGGAGCTGCTTCCCGGCTTTCAGCCGGATGTGCTGGATATCGGCTGCGGCAGCGGTGCGCCGATGGCGCGCTACCTTATTCAGAACGGATGCAGGGTAACCGGGGTGGATACGTCGCTGCCATTGCTCGCGCGTGCGCGTGAGTCGTTTCCAGAGCAACGCTGGATTGCGGCGGATATGCGGCAGATGCCGGTCACAGGGTCATTCCATGGTTTGCTGGCCTGGCATAGTTTTTTTCATCTATCCCCTGAAGATCAACGGCCCATGTTCGCTACCTTTCGGCGGCTGGCGGCGCCGGGTGCGGTTCTGATGTTTACCAGCGGGACTCGTTTGGGTGAGGCTATCGGCCAGTTCGAGGGCAAGCCTCTTTATCACGGCAGCTTGGATACGAGTGAGTATCAGGAATTGCTGCGTGCCAATGGCTTTGCGGTGGTTCGATATGTAGAGGAAGATGTGACGTGCGGGGGCGCGACGATATGGGTGGCGAAGCAGGGTGGAGGCGGTTGCTTTGGGGAGAAATCGGGTACTTGA
- a CDS encoding phospholipase D-like domain-containing protein, whose product MMTMTAISERIQRPDGVQRLGQALWMMVGERIGSHEDLLWANSLLGSGGEHALWQTLLDWRCLSGEGQLLARPLAAFLCAVWEATPEVGVSLLWTLPDGLQIDGINPMGYAQGLRSLIGSSRERLMLLAPYLENQGVGQLQDELLGALARGVLVIFVTQDANSLGSWASASLESLRREARGLPGHLFVYSAPVTAPVLLHSKLIVVDGVTATIGSANLTGNALRRNLETGVLVGAQQAIEIERVVRGAIELGQVRLVFSTSEPS is encoded by the coding sequence ATGATGACCATGACTGCGATATCAGAGCGCATCCAGCGCCCTGACGGGGTTCAACGGCTAGGTCAAGCGTTGTGGATGATGGTCGGTGAGCGCATCGGATCACACGAGGACTTGCTCTGGGCCAACTCCTTGCTCGGTTCGGGCGGTGAACACGCCCTTTGGCAAACACTATTGGATTGGCGTTGCTTGAGTGGAGAAGGTCAGTTGCTCGCGCGCCCGTTGGCAGCCTTTCTGTGCGCAGTATGGGAGGCCACGCCGGAGGTTGGTGTGTCTCTTCTTTGGACCCTGCCCGACGGACTGCAGATCGACGGTATCAACCCCATGGGATACGCCCAAGGCCTTCGATCTCTCATAGGGAGCTCGCGAGAGCGGCTGATGCTCCTTGCGCCGTACCTAGAGAATCAGGGCGTTGGTCAGCTGCAGGACGAGTTGCTCGGGGCATTGGCCAGGGGGGTGCTGGTGATCTTCGTGACGCAGGATGCGAACTCGCTTGGGTCGTGGGCGTCAGCTTCGCTGGAATCGCTTCGGCGTGAGGCACGTGGACTACCGGGTCACCTCTTTGTGTACTCCGCGCCGGTCACCGCACCGGTTCTGCTCCATTCCAAGCTCATTGTGGTCGATGGCGTGACCGCCACAATTGGCTCGGCCAACCTGACGGGCAACGCCTTGCGTCGGAATCTTGAAACCGGAGTGCTCGTAGGCGCCCAGCAAGCGATTGAGATTGAACGTGTGGTTCGAGGCGCCATCGAACTAGGCCAAGTGCGTCTCGTGTTTTCAACCTCGGAGCCGTCATAA
- a CDS encoding helicase-related protein, with translation MMTEKNTYSPTYADELIISRHFVQVLEQRLAGRDSVRRTNVNPLDWCHLGVIGPAKLQNAPVELDAATLEAETTTDYSPEAKVGSSALAVGAQSTHPLTEARAGAPPAMVQESEDPKATEKSDDREGTRRPPSAIGFEALVQPGPDGAITLTLSAQFCIFTKHLPDLAEQTNVLDVGASVGAPLAEVVQRWPIDLQNVVFKIPSAGGTLNDEGAVQRLLDDTLERAFARSDAERAFPGTRPKVSELDIKTPEAFQAFLASRLNASEVETWHLNASLEVRAVPRPDGKVRIGCYFKNDTPETPPLTKGKGLKDAFKVISDVRIDAKVNGQLCPIEILPVPQDYQYDRRVWAVGHNTSVVTDNEVGLIRTAALAVFEQPRIMTRDVVPAKFAALARSPFETLQVIYEAMVEYEKDWQKRILDGNELKLDPAAMVECQRDHSGFKDEIRRFACGVAALRCDERLLRAFQAANRVFDKLATGYNSWRLFQLVYIVTQLPALAVRENHVQGEFPAGAKREWKDALDWGDVLWFRTGGGKTEAYLGLACCAMLYDRLRNKRFGMTAWLRFPLRMLSIQQLQRAMRVIWETEEERKRILGEEASQSAPLRLGYFVGSTTTPNSLSVEFLSNLTTDDSLERMRAVPDCPACGGRGTVKTHADIQSIRFRHVCAECKTELPLDVSDDEVYRHLPALIVGTIDKMATVGQQPKFGLLWGGAKWKCPEHGYGFGEYCSAFGCKVDKKLRRTVKPYDPAPSIHIQDELHLLQEELGAFSGHYETLIRYCERTVGGLPSKVIAATATIEGFENQVRHLYGVKDARRFPGRGYDRMKSFYAVPDQDAEGLPKTARIFVAFKSPSLSPADASAFCSEILHAEIGRLFAKPHIALAILKDAKTDDDVEALLRHYSTTLNYVGSLAKGSRVRQALDAVASKVRPGGRDLNVEYHSSRSSSSEVADVVHRVESPPAWSDESFLDALVATSMISHGVDLERINLMTMDGVPEETAEYIQASSRSGRRHVGLVVVVLSGFSLRANSIYQRFIEYHQHLDRMVSPVPVNRFAKYAAERTLPGVALGVIYGTHVAQTGSSKLNNRADVVELLDRQGPAFLDELKKAYSLGSSVYDERLEKSLADVITEQFGRVAMSIRNSTEKKVKDAVRPVPMTSLRDVEAGVPFWPDHCDSRLLTFVQKSKD, from the coding sequence ATGATGACTGAGAAGAACACGTACAGTCCCACGTATGCTGACGAACTTATTATCTCACGGCACTTCGTTCAAGTGCTCGAACAGCGACTTGCCGGCCGAGACAGTGTGCGTCGAACTAATGTGAACCCGTTGGATTGGTGCCACCTCGGTGTCATTGGACCCGCGAAGCTGCAGAATGCCCCTGTGGAGTTGGACGCGGCAACCCTCGAAGCCGAAACTACCACCGACTACTCTCCTGAGGCCAAGGTTGGCAGCTCTGCTCTAGCGGTTGGCGCCCAATCGACCCATCCGTTGACCGAGGCACGTGCAGGAGCGCCACCAGCGATGGTACAGGAGTCGGAGGACCCAAAGGCGACCGAGAAAAGTGATGATCGTGAGGGTACACGCCGCCCACCCTCTGCCATTGGGTTCGAGGCTTTGGTTCAACCCGGCCCAGACGGCGCCATTACGCTAACGCTCAGCGCACAGTTTTGCATCTTCACAAAGCACTTGCCTGACTTGGCAGAACAGACGAATGTCCTCGACGTTGGGGCATCAGTCGGAGCGCCATTGGCTGAGGTCGTGCAGCGATGGCCGATTGATCTGCAAAACGTCGTGTTCAAGATTCCTTCGGCTGGCGGCACGTTGAATGATGAAGGCGCCGTCCAACGACTACTCGACGACACGCTTGAACGTGCATTTGCTCGCTCTGATGCAGAGCGAGCTTTTCCCGGGACCCGCCCGAAGGTCTCCGAGCTGGACATCAAGACGCCTGAAGCATTCCAGGCTTTCCTGGCTTCAAGACTCAATGCCTCCGAGGTGGAGACGTGGCATCTTAACGCGTCGCTTGAGGTCCGAGCGGTGCCACGACCTGACGGCAAGGTTCGAATCGGCTGTTACTTCAAAAATGATACGCCTGAAACACCTCCGTTGACTAAGGGCAAGGGGCTGAAGGACGCCTTCAAGGTCATTAGTGACGTGCGCATCGATGCCAAAGTGAACGGCCAACTCTGTCCAATCGAAATTCTGCCGGTGCCGCAAGATTACCAATACGACCGACGTGTGTGGGCCGTTGGACACAACACAAGCGTAGTCACCGACAACGAGGTGGGTTTGATTCGAACTGCGGCTTTGGCAGTGTTCGAGCAGCCGCGCATCATGACTCGCGACGTAGTGCCCGCCAAGTTTGCCGCGTTGGCGAGGAGCCCGTTCGAGACGCTTCAGGTCATTTACGAGGCCATGGTCGAGTACGAAAAGGATTGGCAGAAGCGCATTCTCGACGGCAACGAACTGAAGCTGGACCCAGCCGCGATGGTCGAATGCCAGCGCGACCACTCGGGCTTCAAGGACGAGATTCGTCGCTTCGCGTGTGGTGTCGCTGCCTTGCGATGCGATGAGCGTCTGTTGCGGGCGTTCCAGGCGGCTAATCGCGTGTTCGACAAGCTCGCCACCGGATATAACTCGTGGCGGCTTTTTCAGCTTGTGTACATCGTGACTCAGCTGCCGGCGTTGGCAGTTCGTGAGAACCATGTGCAGGGCGAGTTCCCTGCGGGTGCCAAACGAGAGTGGAAGGACGCGCTAGACTGGGGTGACGTTCTCTGGTTTCGCACTGGGGGCGGTAAGACTGAGGCGTACCTTGGCCTCGCTTGCTGTGCGATGCTCTACGACAGGTTGCGGAACAAGCGCTTTGGCATGACTGCTTGGTTGCGCTTTCCGTTACGCATGCTGAGCATTCAGCAGTTGCAACGCGCGATGCGCGTGATTTGGGAGACCGAGGAAGAGCGCAAGCGCATTCTCGGTGAGGAGGCAAGCCAGTCAGCACCGCTGCGGCTTGGCTATTTCGTCGGTAGCACAACAACACCGAACAGTCTGTCAGTTGAGTTCCTGAGCAACCTCACGACCGACGATAGCCTTGAGCGGATGCGCGCGGTGCCCGACTGTCCCGCATGTGGCGGGCGTGGAACGGTCAAGACTCACGCTGATATTCAGAGCATCCGTTTTCGCCATGTCTGCGCCGAGTGCAAAACCGAGCTTCCGCTGGATGTATCGGATGATGAGGTGTATCGGCATCTGCCTGCGCTGATCGTGGGAACCATCGACAAGATGGCCACGGTCGGCCAGCAGCCTAAGTTTGGATTGCTCTGGGGCGGTGCAAAATGGAAGTGCCCCGAGCACGGCTACGGCTTCGGCGAGTACTGTTCGGCGTTCGGCTGCAAAGTGGACAAGAAGCTGCGCCGGACGGTAAAGCCCTACGATCCCGCGCCTTCAATCCACATCCAAGATGAGCTGCATCTACTGCAAGAAGAGCTTGGCGCGTTCTCGGGGCACTACGAAACACTCATCCGCTACTGCGAGAGGACAGTAGGCGGTTTGCCGTCGAAGGTCATCGCGGCTACAGCGACCATCGAAGGTTTTGAGAACCAGGTACGGCACCTGTATGGCGTGAAAGACGCGAGGCGCTTTCCGGGGCGAGGATACGACCGGATGAAGAGCTTCTACGCAGTACCAGATCAAGACGCTGAGGGCCTGCCGAAGACGGCTCGAATCTTCGTCGCGTTCAAAAGCCCGTCACTCTCACCTGCAGACGCGTCGGCCTTCTGTTCCGAAATCCTCCACGCCGAAATCGGCCGACTCTTCGCCAAGCCCCACATCGCTCTGGCCATTTTGAAGGACGCCAAGACGGACGACGACGTGGAAGCGCTGCTGCGCCACTACTCAACAACGCTGAACTACGTGGGCAGTCTCGCAAAGGGCTCGCGCGTGCGACAGGCGCTGGACGCGGTGGCGTCCAAGGTGCGGCCTGGAGGGCGTGACCTGAACGTCGAGTATCACTCCAGCCGTTCCTCAAGCTCGGAGGTCGCGGACGTCGTCCATCGAGTGGAGAGCCCACCAGCATGGTCAGACGAGAGCTTTCTCGACGCGCTGGTTGCGACGAGCATGATTAGTCACGGCGTCGATCTCGAGCGCATCAATTTGATGACGATGGATGGAGTGCCTGAGGAAACTGCCGAGTACATCCAAGCGTCTAGTCGAAGTGGCCGACGTCACGTCGGCCTCGTAGTAGTCGTTCTGAGCGGCTTCTCATTGCGGGCAAATAGCATCTACCAGCGCTTCATTGAATACCACCAGCACCTCGACCGTATGGTCTCCCCGGTGCCAGTCAACCGATTCGCTAAGTACGCCGCGGAGAGGACATTGCCGGGTGTTGCGCTAGGGGTTATTTACGGCACTCACGTAGCGCAAACGGGCAGTTCGAAGCTAAATAACCGTGCGGACGTTGTAGAGCTGCTCGACAGGCAAGGTCCGGCCTTCCTGGACGAGCTTAAGAAGGCCTATTCCCTTGGGAGCAGCGTGTACGACGAACGCCTCGAGAAATCCCTGGCAGATGTCATAACCGAGCAGTTCGGGCGGGTGGCGATGTCGATTCGCAACAGCACGGAGAAGAAGGTCAAGGACGCTGTGCGGCCTGTGCCTATGACTAGCTTGCGCGACGTGGAGGCTGGCGTCCCGTTCTGGCCCGACCACTGTGACTCTCGATTGCTTACCTTCGTCCAAAAGTCCAAGGACTGA
- a CDS encoding DUF262 domain-containing protein → MTDPINTLEINSHGLGACLASNFLTVPRYQRAYSWEDDNVGDFLTDVNTSFNNGAAEYFMGSVVIQGADQKYEVVDGQQRLTTATILVAAVRDYLGEKGQAAIAEDLERQFLLTKDTWQQQIKPRMVLSDYDNAFFVSNILKTEEMSVAKPTRESHERILRAKAAARAFISGFVAQTANWLERLQRLIEFLEHKVRVIMVMVPSQANAYVIFETLNDRGRDLSASDLLKNYLFGKAGNQLNEVQTKWNLMLGALEMHGGDAVVITYIRQLWSATREVAREKELFSKIKDKIINVQTAVDFASELHERARNYAAIINENDGSWDELGVEAKSIIRSLNLLKLERHRPALLALICCFEKSECIKAMRLLLNGAVRYLIVTGAGGGTLESAYSDAARKIFTGEIKTATAFGKELQKIIPNDEAFKASFKTARSSKAFLARYYMTTLERAANGEENCELVPNENVTAVNLEHVLPDNPEENWPHVEPDVAAAYSKRLGNLAILSAALNTEIGNRGFEEKRKILAASQFKLTSGISSYASWGPVEIDARQAMLADLAVKAWGYAP, encoded by the coding sequence ATGACCGATCCGATCAATACACTAGAAATTAACTCGCACGGGCTCGGTGCATGTCTCGCTTCGAACTTCCTGACGGTACCACGGTATCAACGGGCTTACTCGTGGGAAGATGACAATGTAGGCGATTTTCTGACGGATGTGAACACGTCGTTTAATAACGGAGCCGCAGAATACTTCATGGGCTCGGTGGTTATCCAAGGTGCGGATCAAAAATACGAAGTCGTTGATGGGCAGCAGCGTCTAACAACGGCAACCATTCTCGTGGCGGCTGTTCGGGACTACCTCGGCGAGAAAGGGCAAGCAGCCATAGCCGAAGACTTGGAGCGCCAGTTCCTTCTCACGAAAGACACTTGGCAGCAGCAAATCAAACCGCGTATGGTCTTGAGTGACTATGACAACGCCTTTTTCGTTTCCAATATTCTAAAAACGGAAGAGATGAGCGTCGCCAAACCGACACGTGAATCGCATGAGCGGATTCTGAGGGCGAAGGCGGCGGCCCGCGCGTTCATTAGCGGATTCGTGGCCCAAACGGCGAATTGGCTTGAGCGTTTGCAAAGACTCATCGAATTTCTGGAGCACAAAGTTCGCGTCATTATGGTGATGGTCCCAAGCCAAGCAAACGCGTATGTGATTTTCGAAACCCTGAATGATCGCGGGCGCGATCTGTCCGCCTCCGACCTCCTGAAGAACTATCTCTTCGGCAAGGCCGGAAATCAGTTGAACGAAGTACAGACGAAATGGAACCTGATGCTGGGCGCACTGGAAATGCACGGTGGCGATGCTGTCGTTATCACATACATTCGTCAACTTTGGTCAGCTACGAGGGAGGTTGCCCGGGAGAAGGAGCTTTTTTCCAAGATCAAAGATAAGATCATCAATGTACAAACTGCCGTCGATTTCGCGAGCGAGCTTCACGAGCGTGCGAGAAACTATGCAGCTATCATCAACGAGAACGATGGGTCTTGGGATGAACTGGGCGTAGAAGCAAAATCTATCATCCGTTCTCTGAACCTTCTTAAGCTGGAGCGGCATCGCCCAGCACTCCTTGCATTGATCTGCTGTTTTGAAAAGAGCGAGTGCATTAAGGCGATGAGATTGTTGTTGAACGGTGCTGTGCGGTATCTAATCGTGACGGGCGCTGGTGGTGGCACTTTGGAATCTGCGTATTCAGATGCTGCGCGCAAGATCTTCACAGGAGAGATAAAGACGGCGACTGCCTTTGGCAAAGAACTTCAAAAGATTATTCCTAACGACGAGGCATTCAAAGCCAGTTTTAAAACCGCACGTAGTTCGAAGGCTTTCCTTGCCCGCTACTACATGACGACGCTTGAGCGTGCGGCCAACGGAGAGGAGAACTGCGAACTAGTACCAAACGAAAATGTCACTGCTGTGAATCTGGAGCACGTCCTGCCGGACAATCCTGAGGAAAATTGGCCTCACGTCGAACCCGACGTCGCCGCGGCTTATTCGAAACGACTCGGAAATCTAGCTATTCTCAGCGCCGCGCTGAATACGGAGATTGGTAACAGAGGTTTTGAAGAGAAGCGAAAAATTCTAGCTGCGTCGCAATTCAAACTTACGAGTGGCATCTCGAGTTATGCGTCTTGGGGGCCAGTAGAGATCGATGCTCGTCAAGCGATGTTGGCAGACTTGGCCGTGAAGGCATGGGGCTATGCGCCATAA
- a CDS encoding MgtC/SapB family protein: MDAPLWTQIWTTASSEFSDIPDVAELTRVFVRLLVAMTLGGLLGLERELRGTSAGLRTHMLVALGAALFVLVPLQGGMEVADMSRVLQGVIAGIGFLGAGAILKSNGREIHGLTTAASIWLTAAIGIAAGMGREMTAIVSTLFALFILALLRKLTHDRGQPKHEDHQ, translated from the coding sequence ATGGACGCCCCCCTATGGACCCAAATCTGGACCACCGCCTCCAGCGAATTCTCCGACATCCCCGACGTAGCCGAACTAACCCGAGTATTCGTCCGCCTCCTGGTCGCGATGACCCTGGGCGGCCTCCTAGGCCTGGAACGTGAACTACGCGGCACCTCAGCCGGCCTACGCACCCACATGCTCGTCGCCCTGGGCGCCGCACTATTCGTTCTCGTCCCCCTACAAGGCGGCATGGAGGTAGCCGACATGAGCCGAGTCCTGCAAGGCGTGATCGCCGGCATAGGCTTCCTCGGCGCCGGCGCCATCCTCAAATCAAACGGCCGCGAGATCCACGGCCTGACCACGGCAGCCAGCATCTGGCTGACAGCCGCCATCGGCATCGCGGCTGGCATGGGGCGGGAGATGACGGCCATCGTCAGCACGCTGTTCGCGCTGTTCATCCTGGCGCTGCTGCGCAAGCTGACGCATGACCGAGGCCAGCCGAAGCACGAGGACCATCAATAG